A genome region from Marinobacter panjinensis includes the following:
- a CDS encoding NADH:flavin oxidoreductase/NADH oxidase, with amino-acid sequence MFRPIRFRSVEARNRIMLSPMCQYSGENGLSNDWHFVHLGARAAGGAGWVFTEAVHIEPRGRITPHCLGLWNDEQRDRLARIARYVSDQGAVPGIQLGHAGRKASVGRPWEGSHPLRSDTGGWDDLVSASAVPYASQWQVPEAMNQNQIGESLQALKSATRRAREAGFRALELHGAHGYLIHQFLSPLSNKRTDAYGGSFENRIRFLQESIAVVREEWPGDLPLFLRLSCTDWVDGGWTLDDTVRLATLLRFQGDVDLIDCSSGGNDPRQNIPIHPGYQVPLAQAVRARADIATGAVGLIHSPDLAESIIANGQADLVILGRALLSDPAWPLRAAATLKAENVEWPRQYERSNIF; translated from the coding sequence ATGTTCCGGCCGATCCGTTTTCGGTCAGTGGAGGCGCGCAACCGCATCATGCTTTCCCCGATGTGCCAGTATTCCGGCGAGAACGGGCTCTCCAACGACTGGCACTTTGTTCACCTGGGCGCCCGGGCAGCCGGTGGCGCCGGCTGGGTGTTTACTGAAGCCGTACACATCGAACCCAGGGGGCGGATCACCCCACATTGCCTAGGCCTGTGGAACGACGAGCAACGCGACCGCCTTGCCCGCATCGCCCGTTACGTCTCGGATCAGGGCGCCGTGCCCGGCATTCAGCTTGGCCACGCTGGCCGCAAGGCGTCGGTGGGTCGCCCCTGGGAAGGTTCTCACCCGCTACGGTCAGACACCGGCGGCTGGGACGACCTGGTGTCGGCATCCGCGGTGCCCTATGCGAGCCAGTGGCAAGTGCCGGAAGCAATGAACCAGAATCAGATCGGCGAATCACTACAGGCCCTGAAATCCGCCACCCGCCGCGCGCGGGAAGCTGGTTTCAGGGCACTGGAGCTGCACGGTGCCCATGGCTATCTGATTCACCAGTTCCTGTCACCCCTGAGCAACAAGCGCACGGATGCGTACGGCGGCTCCTTTGAAAATCGCATTCGTTTCCTGCAGGAATCCATCGCAGTGGTTCGCGAGGAATGGCCAGGCGACCTGCCGCTGTTCCTGCGGCTGTCCTGCACCGACTGGGTCGACGGCGGTTGGACCCTCGACGACACCGTGCGGCTGGCCACCCTGTTGCGGTTTCAGGGCGACGTCGACCTGATAGACTGTTCATCAGGGGGTAACGATCCGCGCCAGAATATTCCCATTCACCCGGGCTACCAGGTACCGCTGGCCCAGGCAGTGCGCGCGCGGGCGGATATCGCTACCGGTGCCGTTGGCCTGATTCACAGCCCGGACCTGGCCGAGTCGATTATCGCCAATGGCCAGGCTGACCTGGTGATTCTGGGTCGGGCGCTGTTATCGGATCCGGCCTGGCCGCTTCGCGCCGCTGCAACCCTGAAAGCGGAAAACGTGGAGTGGCCCAGACAGTATGAACGCTCTAACATTTTCTGA
- a CDS encoding 5-oxoprolinase subunit PxpA has translation MKSLLLNADMGESFGPWVMGMDHQVMPHVDLANIACGFHASDPDVMRRTVRMAAEHSVGIGAHPAYPDLVGFGRRSMAFSAEEIENLVLYQVGALAAMCRAEGTEIRYVKPHGALYNDMTHKPEIFSAVARAIKAYGSGLPLMTLATRDTSSIRELAREQDLTLWFEAFADRAYDADGRLVSRAQPGAVHHDPDVILDQAQRIATGQPLTASDGSELILTADTLCVHGDNEESVASVRAIRQMLNQLKERA, from the coding sequence ATGAAATCTTTACTGCTGAACGCAGACATGGGTGAGAGCTTCGGCCCCTGGGTGATGGGTATGGATCACCAGGTTATGCCCCATGTGGACCTGGCGAACATAGCCTGCGGCTTTCACGCATCTGATCCCGATGTCATGCGGCGCACGGTTCGCATGGCGGCAGAACATTCGGTCGGCATCGGTGCCCACCCGGCCTATCCGGACCTGGTCGGTTTTGGCCGACGCTCCATGGCCTTTTCAGCGGAGGAAATCGAAAACCTGGTGCTGTATCAGGTTGGCGCGCTGGCGGCCATGTGTCGGGCCGAAGGCACTGAAATCCGTTACGTGAAACCCCACGGCGCGCTCTATAACGACATGACACACAAGCCGGAAATCTTCAGCGCCGTTGCCCGGGCCATAAAAGCCTATGGCTCCGGGCTTCCGCTGATGACCCTGGCAACCCGCGACACAAGCTCAATACGTGAGCTGGCTCGTGAGCAAGACCTCACACTCTGGTTTGAGGCCTTTGCCGACCGCGCCTACGACGCCGACGGCCGACTGGTGTCCCGGGCGCAGCCCGGCGCCGTGCACCATGATCCTGACGTTATTCTTGACCAGGCCCAGCGCATTGCCACGGGGCAACCACTGACCGCCAGCGATGGCAGTGAGCTGATCCTGACCGCGGACACCCTGTGTGTCCACGGAGATAACGAGGAGTCGGTAGCCTCCGTTCGCGCCATCCGCCAAATGCTCAACCAACTTAAAGAGCGGGCATGA